Part of the Lates calcarifer isolate ASB-BC8 unplaced genomic scaffold, TLL_Latcal_v3 _unitig_993_quiver_3395, whole genome shotgun sequence genome is shown below.
TCAAAGTCTCCGTTGCGCTGTTCAACTCTATTGCATTCATACAGGCTCACCTTTGATTTGCGATTTGATTTCCAGGTTTGAGAAAATGAGTTGTTTACGCAGAGAAGTGTGTAATGTTGGATGCACACAAGCTTATCTGTGGTCTCCTTTCAAGCTCAAAATGTGATGTGGGTGCTGCAGGTGAtaagttttgtgtgtgtgtgtgtgtgtgctgtgtgttgtcgAGAGGCAGAAGAAGCAACATCAGCGCTGATAATGGCTGCTGTCATAACAATCACATTCTGCTTTAATGTGGGGATTACACATTATTAACAGGAGATATTTATATCTCACTATGTGTTGACTACATTAGGCTTCCTGAATAGACACATACAGCATTATTAGATCTCAGTAACAAACACAGAGTGCAGCTGCTGTCGTGTTTACTTCACACATTTTAGCTCAATGGGCACATTCTAAATTGCTCATTACTGTTGTGTCATTTTATCAAGCTATTAACTAATGCTTGGACTCTAGCTCAGGAGCTATGCAGCTGTGCAGAGAGCTATTCTAGATTCTAGAGCAATGCAGCACATGATGATACATAACATTACCATCACATGCCAATTTGTCAATCTCATTACCTAGAATGCCCTCCCATGGGACTGGAGACTTTGAAGATTGACGATTTCCAGCTTCACGCTTCAACTACGAAACGCTACGGCCTCGGTGCACACAGAGGTCGTCTTAATATTCAGGTAAGACGGgaatgtaaagtgtaaagtggTGTAGCCTGGGCAAGCTCATCAGAAATGTTGGCGCTCTCATTGGACCCTGGGCAATCTTACCTTTCCTCTGAAGCTTTCATGTTTGATAGAATCACTTTCCACCAAGCAGCAATACAAAAGAAATATGACTGAGAAGACAGCATCTTTTAATTTTAAGTTCATATTTATGCTCCATGGAAAGATGTCGGCTGTGATATGGTAACTCCCTCAGTTAAATGTGGATGACATTATCATTCTGCTTCAGCTCACGACCTATTTTTAATACTCCAAAGCTGGAGAAAGTAATAGTGTTGCCATCAAACTAGGGGCACGTCCCCAAACCTAATAAAAAGGACTGGCATCTGGGAGAAGAGGTATTTCCTGTTAGTGCAAGCTGTGCTTTGGAGGGGTATTAGCCTGCGTACAGTCTGCAGCGAGCCTCATCCTCTGCAGGCTGCACCGCTCCGAATCCAAGTGCACAATTAATGAACATACGCACACATGCTCCTAATTCTGCTCAGACAGCAAGGCATTATGTTACAggaaaccaacaaaacaaaggatttattgtttggtgtgtgagcccccccacccccacccccaccccttcaaTGAGAGTACATGTCATGGATCCATGGAGGGACAGAGATAGTGTCCACTCTACAGCACAATTATCTGTAAATCAGGGAGAAACACATCAAAAGCAGATGTTGCCTGTTGAATCGGGCTTGTGGCCAGTGGATTTGGTTTATTTCACTTTTGTAGCTGCTACAGTTTGTTTAGATTCCAGACACCAACAGCACTGGGATGAATTCACTTTTGATAGTGGGGAGATGCATACTGGAAGGAAACACGAACAATTGAAGTAATCAGATAGCGCCAAGATCGCACTTATAATGCAAATTGTAAGATTCGTAAGAGAAATGATTCCATGgttaatcaaattaaataacCTTGcagcaaaatacatttaataatagACGTGCTATGTGATATATAtgccaggtttttttttcattcaagtAAGGTTCATGAAAGTTCCTGGGTCTAAACCTGGATCTGAATTGGCACTGAAATGTAGTCACTCGTTCTACGGCCGAAGCTTCTTCCATATTTCACTGAAATCtgttttcaacacatttttgagaTGTTCTGCTACAGTAagtgacagacaaacagaacatAAAACAGACCCTATTATTTGCAACTCTCATCCATCATTCAGCAATAAACCCAGACGCGCAGTTTCGCTTCGGGAATCTGGTTAGCTAGCCTTTGTCTCTCCTCGCTGCGTGTTAGTGAGAGTACAGGATCGTTTGGGGACGcacattaacatatttttttggTTTCCATTTTGAACCCACATCCGGACGGGAAGTTGGATCAGCCAATCAGGTGTTttgacacacagacaacacGTTAAGATCTGGAAGCCTTTGTGACCTAGGGGAGGTTTACGTGTATCTTTGTATCATAATGTACCTTGATCTCATCTTTGAGGTGAGATTATGTAAATATAGATATGTCAAGTCCCATTCTTCTATGATCAGATCTTGAAATGACTCCATGTGAAGGCATAATGAGAGAGGTGTACTTTAAAGAGACTCAACAGTTACGATAAAGAGGCAGTGATATTATGCACTCAGCCTGCACAGAGCAGTATGTCATGTCAGTGTTTAAATTTGGATGAAGGAGACTGACAGTGCGTCCGGTGGGCATATAGGCATGTGTGCGACCGTTCGCGCATCTCGCTCTGAGCCAACAGTGACAACTGGCGCAGCATAGGCTTTGTGGACAGAGTAGCATTTAACACATTATAattagtttaacattttcagctgtTGAACCATACAAAATGTGTCCTCACGTTACATCCATAAAACGCTCGCTAAAACTGTTGCAGAAAATTCAGGAATGCTGGGATTTGGAAAGAAGCTCACAAAGTGTTTTCAACACTCAGCCCTGTCTCACAGATGTGTCCTGTGCTCACATTTTGCTAATTCAACTTAAAATTTACAGTCAATATACCATCTTCATAATTGTAGAAGACACATTAATCTATCTTAGCTGATTCTTATTGAGACAGTATATTTTAGATTGTCAGAGGATGAAATCTAAACATGTCAGCCTTGTTGACGTCTGCATACTTCAACTCCTCTACTGTCAACACTTACTTAGATTGGTAACAAAACCAGGCGAAGTAGAGGCTGTCAGTGTCAGCATTACCAGTCAGCGTGTTGCGCCATGCATaggctgtgaatgtgtgtgtgactcaacATGTACATCTGGAATAAAACTGTGCTCCACGCGGCTGTTTCTGGCCCCCCCGCAGGCAGGCCTTTACGAAGATGACCTCTATGACGGGGCCTGGTGCGCCGGGAGAGATGACCCACTGCAGTGGTTTGAGGTGGATGCCAGGAGGCTGACAAAGTTCACAGGGGTCATCACACAAGGCAGGAGCTCCCTCTGGTCGTGAGTAGGaaccctgcagacacacacacacatgcacgcacacggAGAGTTGCAGATGGTCGCACAGCGAGGATGAGGATTTTCTAGTCTGAGCTAACTTGAAAAGATAGCTGTGGGAGGATGAGTTTTTGTGCCAGTTTTCCCTAAGTTGATTGAAATCCTGGTAATGaagttgttttaaatcatttgtagacatttattttttgtagaacacaaaaagaaacttgcacagaaataaataatcCAGTGTTTTTGATATGGATCTCCTTTTAAGCTTGTTTAAGCTTTGTTTGCTGTGCATAAGTTGGCCAGTACAGGCATTATGCTCTACATTATTCACTCCCCTAATTTCAGACCTACATCACAGCCCAcacaaaagaaggaaaaaagaaaagaaagagaaaaagatacAAAAGATTATTCCTTCTATTTAGATCATTATTTTATGCTTTGAGTCTGACAAGTCACATGGAATTTGTAAGGAAAAATTGAAGTCTCCACATGGAAAT
Proteins encoded:
- the LOC108880933 gene encoding inactive carboxypeptidase-like protein X2; translated protein: MGLETLKIDDFQLHASTTKRYGLGAHRGRLNIQAGLYEDDLYDGAWCAGRDDPLQWFEVDARRLTKFTGVITQGRSSLWS